The Macrococcoides canis genome has a window encoding:
- the hutU gene encoding urocanate hydratase has protein sequence MRNIRAKKGLEIECKGWEQEAVLRMLYNNLDPEVAEHPENLVVYGGIGKAARNWESFDAIVESLRNLEKDETLLVQSGKPVAVFKTHDQAPRVLLSNSVLVPKWANWEHFNELDKKGLMMYGQMTAGSWIYIGSQGIVQGTYETFGELANQHFDGDLAGTITLTAGLGGMGGAQPLAVTMNGGVVIGIDVDESRIDKRIETRYCDVKTHSVDEAIRLATEAKEKKEALSIGLVGNAVDVYKELLDKDFKVDIVTDQTSAHDPLNGYVPVEYTLEEAVKMRKENPEEVVRLAKKSMAKHVEYMLEYKKRGAVAFDYGNNIRQVAFDEGVTDAFSFPGFVPAYIRPLFCEGKGPFRFAALSGDPKDIERADEEMRKLFPDNKKLMRWLDLASEKIAFQGLPSRIAWLGYGERAKMGLALNKLVETGEISAPIVIGRDHLDAGSVASPNRETESMQDGSDAVGDWAVLNALINTAAGGSWISFHHGGGVGMGYSLHAGMVVVADGTKNAEERLQRVLTTDPGMGVVRHVDAGYDIAINVAKDKGINVPMLDK, from the coding sequence ATGAGAAATATTAGAGCAAAGAAAGGTTTAGAAATCGAATGTAAAGGCTGGGAGCAAGAAGCGGTATTACGTATGCTGTACAACAACTTAGACCCGGAAGTTGCTGAACACCCTGAAAACTTAGTTGTCTATGGCGGTATCGGTAAAGCAGCACGTAACTGGGAAAGCTTCGATGCGATTGTTGAAAGCTTACGCAATTTAGAAAAGGATGAAACGTTACTCGTTCAGTCTGGTAAACCTGTTGCAGTATTTAAAACGCACGACCAGGCACCACGCGTATTATTATCTAACTCAGTGCTTGTACCGAAATGGGCAAACTGGGAGCATTTCAATGAGCTGGATAAAAAAGGCCTGATGATGTATGGACAGATGACTGCAGGAAGCTGGATCTACATCGGTTCTCAAGGGATTGTTCAAGGAACGTACGAAACATTCGGAGAACTTGCAAATCAGCATTTCGATGGGGACTTAGCAGGTACGATTACATTAACTGCAGGACTTGGTGGTATGGGTGGCGCACAACCGCTTGCTGTGACGATGAATGGTGGGGTAGTCATCGGTATTGATGTCGATGAAAGCCGTATCGATAAACGTATTGAAACGCGTTACTGTGATGTGAAGACACATAGTGTAGACGAAGCGATTCGTCTGGCGACTGAAGCGAAAGAGAAGAAAGAAGCACTTTCAATCGGACTTGTTGGGAATGCTGTTGATGTCTACAAAGAACTATTAGATAAAGACTTCAAAGTTGATATCGTTACAGACCAGACGAGTGCTCACGACCCGTTAAACGGTTATGTGCCAGTTGAATATACATTAGAAGAAGCAGTGAAGATGCGTAAAGAAAATCCTGAAGAAGTAGTTCGTCTTGCGAAGAAATCGATGGCGAAGCACGTTGAATACATGCTCGAGTATAAGAAGCGCGGCGCTGTCGCATTCGATTATGGTAACAACATCCGTCAAGTTGCATTTGATGAAGGTGTTACAGATGCATTCAGCTTCCCTGGATTCGTACCAGCTTACATTCGTCCACTCTTCTGTGAAGGTAAAGGACCGTTCCGTTTTGCAGCATTAAGTGGAGATCCTAAAGATATCGAACGCGCTGATGAAGAGATGCGTAAATTATTCCCTGATAATAAGAAGTTGATGCGCTGGCTGGACTTAGCGAGTGAGAAGATTGCATTCCAGGGATTACCATCCCGTATCGCTTGGCTAGGATATGGCGAACGCGCTAAAATGGGATTAGCACTGAATAAACTTGTTGAAACTGGAGAGATTTCTGCACCAATCGTAATCGGACGTGACCATTTAGATGCAGGAAGTGTTGCGAGTCCGAACCGTGAAACTGAAAGTATGCAGGACGGCAGTGATGCAGTAGGGGACTGGGCAGTTCTGAATGCACTGATCAACACGGCAGCAGGTGGCTCATGGATTTCATTCCATCACGGTGGTGGTGTAGGAATGGGTTACTCATTACATGCTGGAATGGTTGTTGTCGCAGATGGCACGAAGAACGCTGAAGAACGATTACAACGTGTTCTGACGACAGATCCAGGAATGGGTGTTGTGCGCCATGTGGACGCAGGTTATGATATTGCGATTAATGTTGCTAAGGACAAAGGCATCAACGTACCAATGCTTGACAAATAA
- a CDS encoding YjiH family protein — protein sequence MWRFFVYSLIGIFFFFVPVTIGETNTIMIDHIVGWVRTLLAPVLPYYALLLIMIGAVYPFIKGTWKRSFTDLSFSVLKVLGVLVGLMVVFNFGPDFVLSKDLGPFLYEKLAIPLGVLIPIGSIFLSLLVGYGLLEFVGVLCRPFMRPVFNTPGKSAVDAVASFVGSYSIGLMITNKVYKEGHYNHKEAVIIATGFSTVSATFMIIVANTLGIMEHWNLFFWFTLVVTFIVTAITVHIPPIRFESTATYNNQPYKEEVSRGTSLLQEAWLDAQDAVKESYTLWENIKINIKDGVVMTMAILPSIMSVGLLGLLIAKYTPIIKYISFIFYPVLSLFPGIDVPVLAEASTISIIEMLLPAAIAQDADLVTRFTTGVMSISAIIFFSSVVPVILSTDIKIPIWKLVVIWFERVLLTLVITIPLALLIF from the coding sequence GTGTGGAGGTTCTTTGTCTATAGTCTAATCGGTATCTTCTTCTTCTTTGTGCCTGTCACAATCGGAGAAACGAATACGATCATGATCGATCACATAGTAGGATGGGTAAGAACGTTGCTTGCACCAGTATTACCATACTATGCATTACTGCTGATCATGATTGGCGCAGTATATCCATTCATTAAAGGAACATGGAAACGCAGCTTCACAGATTTATCATTTTCAGTATTAAAGGTGTTGGGTGTACTCGTAGGACTTATGGTTGTCTTTAACTTTGGACCTGACTTTGTACTCAGCAAGGATCTTGGACCTTTTCTTTATGAGAAGCTGGCGATTCCGTTAGGTGTGCTGATACCGATCGGCTCGATCTTTCTGTCGCTGCTCGTAGGTTACGGTTTACTCGAGTTTGTTGGTGTGCTCTGCAGACCCTTTATGCGACCAGTATTCAATACACCAGGGAAATCAGCAGTCGATGCAGTCGCATCCTTTGTCGGAAGTTATTCTATCGGTCTGATGATTACAAATAAGGTGTACAAGGAAGGGCATTATAATCATAAGGAAGCTGTGATTATCGCTACTGGATTCTCAACTGTTTCTGCAACATTTATGATTATCGTTGCCAATACGCTCGGCATAATGGAGCACTGGAACTTATTCTTCTGGTTCACGCTCGTCGTGACATTCATCGTGACGGCAATCACGGTTCATATCCCGCCGATTCGCTTTGAGTCGACAGCAACATACAATAATCAGCCGTATAAAGAAGAAGTTTCTCGCGGGACCTCTTTACTGCAGGAAGCATGGCTTGATGCGCAAGATGCAGTGAAAGAAAGCTACACATTATGGGAAAACATTAAGATCAATATTAAAGATGGAGTCGTGATGACGATGGCGATATTACCGTCTATCATGTCTGTCGGACTGCTCGGTTTACTGATTGCGAAGTATACACCGATTATCAAGTACATTTCGTTCATCTTCTATCCGGTGTTATCTCTGTTCCCGGGTATTGATGTACCGGTCTTAGCAGAAGCATCAACGATTTCCATCATTGAAATGCTGTTACCGGCAGCAATCGCACAGGATGCGGATCTGGTGACGCGCTTTACAACGGGAGTGATGAGTATTTCTGCAATCATCTTCTTCTCGAGTGTTGTGCCAGTTATCTTATCTACAGATATTAAGATACCAATCTGGAAACTGGTCGTTATCTGGTTTGAACGTGTATTACTGACATTAGTGATTACCATTCCACTTGCATTATTAATCTTTTAA
- a CDS encoding LysR family transcriptional regulator, translating into MKILHFEYYIAVVEHRSFTKASAYLHISQPSLTAAIKKLEAEVGYKLLTRSTKEIKITERGILFYQYAKDIVHKYQQTVEQMYDLNYSNTPKIKVGILESASKWVSAVIAQHKRHYTDQHYMIREILSTDTIAQAITNYDVHIALSNEQLIHDDIISLPLYSEDYILTAPNDTFNNKRSVNLSELPLILPNDSFQVRKHLNDYFLRHNIRPHIVLEVDRFETALNYVHERVGYAVIPKIYYQSHNASHLNAITIRPNISRTIYINYHKKRKHSTRVLSLIDGFIKYWDFGALQKT; encoded by the coding sequence GTGAAAATTCTGCATTTCGAATATTATATTGCGGTCGTCGAACACCGCAGTTTCACAAAAGCGAGTGCGTATCTGCACATTAGTCAGCCATCATTAACAGCTGCCATCAAGAAGCTGGAAGCTGAAGTAGGATATAAGCTTTTGACGAGAAGTACGAAGGAGATCAAGATTACGGAGCGTGGTATACTGTTCTATCAGTATGCTAAAGATATCGTGCATAAATATCAGCAGACGGTCGAACAGATGTATGACTTAAATTACAGCAATACCCCTAAAATTAAAGTCGGTATATTAGAGTCTGCAAGCAAATGGGTAAGTGCAGTCATCGCGCAGCATAAAAGGCATTATACGGATCAGCATTATATGATCAGAGAAATATTGTCGACAGATACGATCGCACAGGCCATCACCAACTATGATGTCCATATCGCATTATCTAATGAACAGCTTATCCATGATGATATTATTTCACTGCCATTGTATTCAGAGGACTATATCCTCACGGCTCCAAACGATACATTCAACAACAAAAGAAGCGTCAATTTAAGCGAACTGCCGCTGATTCTGCCGAACGATTCTTTTCAAGTCCGTAAACATTTAAATGATTATTTCTTAAGGCATAATATCAGGCCTCATATCGTACTTGAAGTAGACCGTTTTGAAACGGCGCTTAACTATGTGCATGAGCGTGTCGGTTATGCTGTCATTCCTAAAATCTACTATCAGTCTCATAACGCATCTCATCTTAATGCGATCACCATCCGTCCGAACATCAGCCGCACGATCTACATCAATTACCACAAAAAAAGAAAGCACTCTACAAGAGTACTTTCTTTAATCGATGGCTTTATAAAATATTGGGATTTCGGTGCACTGCAAAAAACATGA
- the hutG gene encoding formimidoylglutamase, with the protein MYSKADAALWHGRIDDHDNRAHFRNFQTVQIVDAQDELTERFDVGILGYAVDRGVYLNQGRVGAKQGPDAIRTKFGNLPLMHDLSIADFGNVTTEEKIVENVQHEYAELIDKTNDYAKFHLLIGGGHDISYAHFKGLKALYPDQSIGVINIDAHFDLRDSESATSGTGFKQILDEDADAGYLVLGLQEAGNTQHLFEVAEQYDVKYVLAEDIDYDTTDEIIQSFIEQYDIIMLTLCLDVIDSAFAPGVSAPCSFGLTPQQVERLVREVLSYGKTRHLSIAEMNPEYDIDGRTAKLVGHIMFFAVHRNPNIL; encoded by the coding sequence ATGTATAGTAAAGCAGATGCGGCGCTTTGGCATGGCAGAATTGACGATCATGACAATCGTGCACACTTCAGAAACTTTCAAACTGTACAAATAGTGGATGCACAGGACGAACTGACAGAACGATTTGACGTCGGTATCCTTGGTTATGCTGTTGACCGCGGAGTCTATCTGAATCAAGGTAGGGTAGGAGCGAAGCAAGGGCCTGATGCGATACGTACCAAGTTTGGTAACCTGCCACTCATGCATGATTTATCAATTGCTGACTTTGGGAATGTAACGACTGAAGAGAAAATTGTTGAGAATGTGCAGCATGAATATGCTGAACTCATCGATAAGACGAATGACTATGCGAAGTTCCACCTGTTAATCGGTGGGGGTCATGATATTTCTTATGCACATTTTAAAGGGTTGAAAGCTCTATATCCGGATCAGTCAATCGGTGTTATTAACATTGATGCCCATTTTGATCTGCGTGATAGTGAAAGTGCGACGAGTGGAACCGGGTTTAAACAGATTCTTGATGAAGATGCGGATGCCGGTTATTTAGTGCTTGGGCTGCAGGAAGCGGGTAATACACAGCATTTATTTGAAGTGGCCGAGCAGTATGATGTGAAATATGTGCTCGCTGAAGATATCGACTATGATACGACAGATGAAATCATCCAGTCCTTTATCGAGCAGTATGACATTATTATGCTGACATTATGTCTTGATGTGATTGACAGTGCATTTGCTCCAGGAGTCAGTGCACCATGCAGCTTCGGGCTTACACCTCAGCAAGTCGAGCGTCTCGTCAGAGAAGTGCTCTCATACGGGAAGACGCGTCACTTGAGCATCGCTGAGATGAATCCAGAATATGATATAGACGGCCGCACTGCCAAGCTTGTCGGTCATATCATGTTTTTTGCAGTGCACCGAAATCCCAATATTTTATAA
- a CDS encoding FAD/NAD(P)-binding protein produces the protein MRIAIIGAGVGGVSVLKYLQKEKKLKAEITVFDDKKYMGNGRAFQYDDPELLMNYPGNLISMKPNKQQDFIDWIQKSDVDKEVHLDEAENASGNRYYSRQLFGKYMQEHFEKFANKKNVSIITDHARNVEFIGQEYIVSTQDEKYYFDAVFLSPGQFGPMDPYQLEGTPGYYKWPYPLHNIEIEPNKDYAVIGTGLSSVDIVRYFIAHSTNKLALISRDGKVQSVRGRMQEIKFKSITHKKLEKIKAAHQGYIPLEELVDRFKKEFDRLGIDLEKLRINRSNPVRALNFDLSHPEEVGLMQSVVLEIVHIASYIWPFMTREDKAVYRRQYAPILADYANPMPEGTAEELLEALSSGRVEIYSGITDIEYKYNKFRIHMKDKELRVHYVFNATGPAKAYKDATEPNPLIENLVNQELLIEHPDGGFYVTPIDNQVIGKHGVMPTFFMLGQKTSGVNYLDNGIMELIDEARRTVRVLAEQQEG, from the coding sequence ATGAGAATCGCAATAATTGGTGCAGGCGTCGGTGGCGTATCTGTACTGAAATATCTGCAAAAAGAAAAAAAACTGAAGGCTGAGATCACAGTTTTTGATGATAAGAAATATATGGGTAATGGACGAGCATTCCAGTACGACGACCCAGAGCTTCTGATGAATTATCCCGGTAATCTCATTAGTATGAAGCCGAATAAGCAGCAGGACTTTATCGACTGGATCCAAAAAAGCGATGTAGACAAAGAGGTCCATCTTGATGAAGCGGAGAACGCTTCAGGCAATCGATATTATTCTCGACAATTATTCGGTAAGTACATGCAAGAACATTTCGAGAAATTTGCGAATAAGAAGAACGTATCTATTATAACAGACCATGCAAGAAATGTTGAATTTATTGGTCAGGAATATATCGTTTCAACGCAAGATGAGAAATATTATTTTGATGCTGTATTTTTATCACCAGGTCAGTTTGGGCCGATGGATCCTTATCAGCTCGAAGGCACACCAGGCTATTATAAATGGCCGTACCCATTGCATAATATAGAGATTGAGCCGAACAAAGATTATGCGGTTATCGGGACCGGGCTCTCAAGCGTCGATATCGTCCGATATTTCATTGCACATAGCACGAATAAATTAGCGCTCATCAGCCGTGATGGTAAAGTGCAGTCCGTACGCGGTAGGATGCAGGAAATCAAGTTCAAATCCATCACGCATAAGAAGCTTGAGAAAATAAAAGCGGCGCATCAAGGTTATATTCCTTTAGAGGAATTAGTGGATAGATTTAAGAAGGAGTTTGACAGACTCGGTATTGATCTTGAGAAGCTGCGCATCAATCGCTCGAACCCGGTGCGTGCATTAAACTTCGACTTGAGTCATCCGGAAGAAGTGGGATTGATGCAGTCGGTCGTTCTTGAAATTGTCCATATTGCATCATATATCTGGCCGTTTATGACACGTGAGGATAAAGCAGTATATCGCAGACAGTATGCACCGATACTTGCTGATTATGCGAATCCGATGCCTGAAGGAACTGCAGAGGAACTGCTGGAGGCCCTTTCAAGTGGGCGTGTTGAGATTTACAGCGGTATAACAGATATCGAATATAAATATAATAAGTTTCGCATCCATATGAAAGATAAGGAACTGCGCGTGCATTATGTGTTTAATGCGACTGGTCCAGCAAAAGCATACAAGGATGCAACAGAACCGAATCCTTTGATTGAAAACCTTGTGAATCAGGAGCTGCTCATTGAACATCCGGATGGAGGCTTCTATGTAACACCGATCGATAACCAGGTCATTGGGAAACATGGTGTGATGCCAACATTCTTCATGCTAGGACAGAAGACGTCAGGTGTCAATTATCTGGATAACGGAATAATGGAACTTATAGATGAAGCTAGACGAACAGTGCGTGTTCTAGCTGAGCAACAGGAGGGATAA
- a CDS encoding betaine/proline/choline family ABC transporter ATP-binding protein (Members of the family are the ATP-binding subunit of ABC transporters for substrates such as betaine, L-proline or other amino acids, choline, carnitine, etc. The substrate specificity is best determined from the substrate-binding subunit, rather than this subunit, as it interacts with the permease subunit and not with substrate directly.), with product MLEMNNVSKVYKGGKKAVSDLNISIKQGEFIAFIGTSGSGKTTAMRMINRMIEPTSGTITLNGKNIKELNPVQLRRKIGYVIQQIGLLPHMTIRDNITLVPKLLKWSEEEKNKKAEELIQLVDLPVSYLDLYPSQLSGGQQQRIGVVRALAADQDIILMDEPFGALDPLTRDTLQDLVKDLQVKFNKTFIMVTHDMDEAIKLADRIVIMSHGEVVQLDTPNNILRHPANDFVRDFIGENRLIQTTPNVKTVDEAMVKPISVTAEKTIGEAIQIMRERRVDTLLITDNNNVLVGYVDIEDLSEAAKKHLSLSRIMNHNVYFVRSGVYLQDTVRTILKRNIRVIPVLDKQDKLLGVITRANLVDIVYDTIWGEEIEEG from the coding sequence ATGTTAGAAATGAATAACGTCTCAAAAGTGTATAAAGGCGGGAAAAAAGCAGTCTCAGATTTAAATATTTCAATCAAGCAAGGTGAATTTATCGCATTCATCGGTACGAGTGGATCGGGTAAAACGACAGCGATGCGTATGATCAATCGAATGATCGAACCGACAAGCGGTACGATCACTTTAAACGGTAAGAACATTAAGGAGCTGAATCCTGTACAGCTGAGAAGAAAGATCGGCTATGTCATTCAGCAGATCGGTCTGCTTCCTCATATGACGATACGTGATAATATCACGCTTGTTCCAAAACTTTTAAAGTGGTCAGAAGAAGAAAAGAATAAAAAGGCAGAAGAACTCATCCAGCTGGTCGATCTTCCAGTCTCTTACCTTGACCTTTACCCATCTCAATTGTCAGGGGGACAGCAGCAGCGTATCGGCGTCGTACGTGCACTTGCTGCTGATCAGGATATCATCTTGATGGATGAACCTTTCGGAGCACTGGACCCGCTCACACGTGATACATTGCAGGACTTAGTAAAGGACCTCCAGGTGAAGTTCAATAAGACGTTCATTATGGTAACCCACGATATGGACGAAGCAATCAAACTTGCGGACCGAATCGTTATTATGAGTCACGGTGAAGTTGTCCAGCTGGATACACCGAACAATATTTTACGTCATCCAGCCAATGATTTCGTCAGAGACTTTATCGGTGAGAACCGCCTAATCCAGACGACACCGAACGTCAAGACGGTAGATGAAGCAATGGTTAAACCGATCTCGGTAACAGCTGAGAAGACCATCGGAGAAGCGATCCAGATCATGCGCGAACGTCGTGTTGATACATTGCTTATTACAGATAACAACAACGTCCTTGTCGGTTACGTTGATATCGAAGACTTATCAGAAGCGGCGAAGAAACATTTGAGTCTCTCCAGAATTATGAACCACAACGTCTATTTCGTGCGCTCAGGCGTCTATTTACAAGATACTGTGCGTACAATATTAAAGCGTAATATACGTGTTATCCCTGTACTGGATAAACAAGATAAGCTGCTCGGCGTCATTACTCGTGCCAACTTAGTGGACATCGTCTATGACACTATCTGGGGCGAAGAAATCGAGGAGGGTTAA
- a CDS encoding ABC transporter permease, which produces MLTFLQENQAELLQKTWEHISISLLSLVAAIIVAVPLGIVLTKSDKLAKVVLSITSVLQTVPSLAILAMMIPFFGIGTVPAVIALFLYVLLPILNNTYLGIQSVNKDAKEAGRAMGMTQNQILRMVELPLAVPVIMSGIRLSAVYAISWATLASYIGAGGLGDFIFNGLNLYQPKLIIAGAVVVTLLALITDFILAYVEKITTPRGLLVSKGEK; this is translated from the coding sequence ATGCTGACATTCTTACAGGAAAATCAGGCTGAACTACTGCAGAAGACCTGGGAGCACATCTCAATCTCACTACTAAGTTTAGTGGCAGCTATTATCGTCGCTGTACCGCTCGGCATCGTGCTTACGAAATCCGACAAACTCGCGAAGGTCGTGCTATCTATCACGAGTGTGCTGCAGACCGTGCCATCACTTGCCATCCTTGCAATGATGATTCCATTCTTCGGAATCGGTACTGTACCTGCAGTAATCGCACTGTTTCTCTATGTATTGCTGCCAATCTTAAACAATACGTATCTCGGAATTCAATCGGTCAATAAAGATGCGAAGGAAGCCGGACGCGCGATGGGTATGACTCAAAATCAAATATTGCGCATGGTAGAACTACCGCTTGCAGTCCCTGTTATCATGAGTGGTATACGATTGTCTGCGGTATACGCCATCAGCTGGGCAACACTCGCATCATATATCGGTGCAGGTGGCCTTGGTGACTTTATCTTTAACGGCTTAAATCTATATCAGCCGAAGCTCATCATCGCAGGTGCCGTTGTCGTTACGTTATTAGCATTAATCACGGACTTCATCCTTGCATACGTAGAAAAAATAACAACGCCACGTGGGTTGCTCGTATCAAAGGGGGAGAAATAA
- a CDS encoding osmoprotectant ABC transporter substrate-binding protein has translation MKKLLILLSCLILLSACSSSNNNETVKIASVYTTESQILAHMIKILVEKETNHPVELINNLGSGTVVHQAMIRGDANISSARYTGTDLTGPLGKDPITDPEKARSVVVKGFQDQFDQHYFDSYGFENTYAFMVTKATAKKYNLKTVSDMKKVAQNLRTGVDSSWMKRKGDGFEAFKKTYGFDFKDTKPMQIGLVYEAVNAGKMDVVLGYTTDGRIQSYDLVVLKDDMQFFPPYDANPVATNELLKKDPEIKKILESMKGQISTEQMQKLNYEVDNNLKEPAVVAEEYLKAHNYFKGGAK, from the coding sequence ATGAAGAAATTACTGATACTTTTATCATGCTTGATACTGCTCAGTGCTTGCAGCAGTTCAAACAATAATGAAACTGTGAAGATCGCTTCAGTCTATACGACAGAAAGTCAGATTCTTGCTCATATGATCAAGATACTCGTTGAAAAAGAAACCAATCATCCAGTAGAACTGATCAACAACCTAGGTTCAGGAACAGTTGTTCACCAGGCGATGATACGCGGCGATGCGAATATTTCTTCCGCACGCTATACAGGAACGGATCTTACAGGACCACTCGGTAAAGACCCTATCACTGACCCGGAAAAAGCAAGAAGCGTTGTAGTCAAAGGATTCCAGGATCAATTCGATCAGCATTACTTCGATTCCTATGGCTTTGAGAACACATACGCGTTTATGGTGACGAAAGCAACAGCGAAGAAATATAACTTGAAGACCGTAAGCGATATGAAGAAAGTCGCACAAAATTTACGTACAGGCGTGGATTCTTCGTGGATGAAACGTAAAGGGGATGGCTTTGAAGCATTCAAAAAGACGTATGGCTTTGACTTCAAAGACACAAAACCGATGCAGATCGGACTCGTCTATGAAGCGGTGAATGCCGGTAAGATGGACGTTGTCCTTGGATATACAACAGATGGACGTATTCAAAGTTATGACCTTGTCGTACTGAAAGACGATATGCAGTTCTTCCCGCCTTATGATGCAAACCCAGTGGCAACAAACGAACTGCTGAAAAAAGATCCAGAAATCAAGAAGATTCTTGAATCGATGAAAGGTCAGATTTCAACAGAACAAATGCAGAAACTCAACTATGAAGTCGACAACAACTTGAAAGAGCCGGCAGTAGTCGCTGAAGAATACTTGAAGGCACATAACTACTTTAAAGGAGGTGCAAAATAA
- a CDS encoding ABC transporter permease: MEQLNTFEQFMRYFDDNAAYVFQLFLQHFLISIYGVLLAAIVGIPIGIWIARYKRLVTPVIAIANIIQTIPAIALLALLMLAMGLGKTTVVMAVFLYALLPIIKNTYTGIKAVDEHIVDAGRGMGMTKRQLLTMVELPLSLSVIIAGIRIALVIAIGVTAIGSFIGAQSLGDIIIRGTNATDGTSIILAGALPTALMAVLADILLGIIERRLDPTKRKKLNQASPRTLNE, translated from the coding sequence ATGGAGCAACTGAATACATTCGAACAATTTATGCGTTACTTCGATGATAACGCCGCATACGTGTTCCAGCTCTTTTTGCAGCACTTCTTAATCAGTATATACGGTGTGCTACTTGCAGCGATCGTCGGTATCCCAATCGGTATATGGATCGCCAGATATAAGCGACTCGTGACACCCGTAATTGCAATTGCGAATATTATCCAGACGATACCCGCTATCGCCCTGCTCGCATTACTTATGCTAGCGATGGGACTCGGTAAAACGACAGTCGTTATGGCTGTATTCTTATACGCACTTCTGCCGATCATCAAGAATACGTATACAGGCATCAAAGCAGTTGATGAACATATCGTCGATGCAGGACGCGGCATGGGTATGACGAAACGCCAGCTCCTCACGATGGTAGAACTTCCACTTAGCCTATCCGTTATTATCGCAGGCATCCGCATCGCGCTCGTTATTGCAATCGGTGTCACAGCCATCGGGTCATTTATCGGGGCTCAGAGCTTAGGAGACATCATTATCCGTGGAACAAACGCTACAGACGGTACATCAATCATCCTTGCCGGAGCACTCCCTACAGCACTGATGGCCGTCCTTGCAGACATTCTGCTCGGAATCATCGAACGTAGACTCGATCCGACGAAACGTAAGAAATTGAATCAGGCATCGCCAAGAACTTTGAACGAGTAA
- a CDS encoding DUF6612 family protein, translating to MKSRLLPLLLGSTLIFAACGQEEKQTEDTKTEEKATEEKTTETASETKSTESASESNASEVKDAKSLVEKAQEKGKDIKSYHANLDTQLKSGSDTNNVKMEMSVDDADKTKISTDMQNQSMDMYIFDKKVIITQDGQNYIDATSVMEDQVKNQLDQLDYNSALKTLDAYKDGEFKALDNGYEITKSFKGLEEYKKLSEATGSEDAVKALEGQLKDIDGKATITFDKDLMMSKTITDINMTVKDKKMNTKTTATYDQYNQVNAIEIPEGAKNAQSIEELQKSQETSTEKAS from the coding sequence ATGAAATCAAGATTATTACCCCTATTATTAGGTTCGACTTTAATCTTTGCCGCGTGCGGTCAAGAGGAGAAGCAAACAGAAGATACTAAAACCGAGGAAAAGGCGACTGAAGAGAAGACAACTGAAACTGCTTCTGAAACTAAATCTACTGAATCAGCATCTGAAAGCAACGCATCTGAAGTTAAAGATGCAAAATCATTAGTCGAAAAAGCTCAGGAAAAAGGTAAAGATATTAAAAGTTATCATGCAAATCTTGATACACAGCTAAAATCAGGAAGCGATACGAACAATGTGAAGATGGAAATGTCTGTGGATGATGCAGATAAGACTAAGATCAGCACTGATATGCAGAATCAATCGATGGATATGTATATATTCGATAAGAAAGTCATCATCACACAAGATGGTCAGAACTACATCGATGCAACGAGTGTAATGGAAGATCAGGTAAAGAATCAGCTTGATCAGCTCGATTACAATTCAGCGCTTAAAACATTAGACGCCTATAAAGATGGTGAATTTAAAGCACTAGATAATGGCTACGAAATCACGAAATCATTTAAAGGTCTAGAGGAATACAAAAAGCTCAGCGAAGCAACAGGTTCGGAGGATGCTGTTAAAGCACTTGAAGGCCAGTTAAAGGATATCGATGGTAAAGCAACAATCACATTTGATAAAGACTTAATGATGTCAAAGACGATTACTGATATTAACATGACAGTGAAAGATAAGAAGATGAACACGAAGACCACTGCAACATATGATCAGTATAATCAAGTGAATGCGATTGAAATTCCTGAAGGTGCGAAGAATGCACAATCTATCGAAGAGTTACAGAAATCACAAGAGACTTCAACTGAAAAGGCATCATAA